The region TATTGGCCGCATGCTGGCTGTATGTCATTGCCATGAGCCTGGCCAGGGTGAGAAGCATCATCTTGGAACGCGAAGCCAATACCACCTGGGTGAACAGCCTGCCGGAGGTGCGGTCATGACACGGTGCGCCAGCCCTCTATCCAACTTTCCCCCAAGGGGGGAAAGAGCAATCGCCTCCTCTCCCGCAAGCGGGAGAGGATTGAGGAGAGGGGGGGCGACGAGTGCGGGAATGACCGCATCGCACCTCCTGGATAAATCAACTAGCCATTCGACTAGGCTGCAAAGAGTCGCAGCCAAGTCGCTGGTTATCCCGCAATCTGCTGGCTTCGCCATAACCAGCCACTTGGCAGCTTGCTGGCTTAGTGGATTGGCTAGTAGTTTTACCAGTAAGGTACCCGCAAGGGGTAGGCCGATGGGATCCCCGCTGCTGCGCAGCGACCCATTCGCTCTGTCGGAGGTGCGGTCATGAATTGGTCTGAATTTTTTGCCATGAACGGTTATGCCTTCTACGTATGGGGATCATACGGCGTGGCTTTGTTCGTGTTGGGTGTCGAGATCGTGTTGGTACGCAACCGCAGGAAAAATGCTCTGCGCGAGTTGCGGCTGATGCGCGATGAAATGGGTGACGACAAGACAGGAGAAGCGGCATGACGCCCAGGAAGAAGAGATTGATGTTCATTGTGGCAGGCCTCGCGCTGGTTGGCGCGGCGGTAGGTTTGGTGCTGTTTGCGCTGAAGAATAACGTCAGCCTGTATTTCACGCCGACCCAGGTCTATAACAAGGAAGCGCCGCAGGGACGAAGCTTCCGTATCGGCGGACTGGTTGAAAAGGGCAGCCTGCAGAGAGAGAAGGACGGCTTGACTGTGCATTTCATGATCACGGACACGACCAAAACCATGCCCGTGGTCTACGTCGGCATCCTTCCCGACCTGTTCAAGGAAGGCAAAGGCGTTGTCGCCCAGGGCAAGCTGGAGGATGGCAACGTGTTCCGCGCCGAAGAAGTGCTGGCCAAACATGATGAAAACTATATGCCGCCTGAAGCCGCCGATGCATTGAAGAAGGCGGAAGCAGCAAAAACCGCAGCAGCTCAGCCGGGCAACGCTCCGTCCGCCGCCTATCCCGTAACCAAATAATTTTTGAGAGCCTCAGTATGATTCCAGAGATCGGTAATTTCGCACTCATCGTCGCCTTGTTTCTTTCCATCATTCAAGGTGTGATGCCCATCATCGGAGCGGCACGCAACAATACGGTGATGATGGGCACGGCACGCACATTGGCGGTTGGCCAGTTTGTCATCGTCACGGTCGCCATCGGCTGTCTGGTGTATTCCTTCGTGAACAACGATTTTTCCGTGCTGTACGTTGCCCAGCATTCCAACTCGCAATTGCCGATTCAGTACCGCGTGGCAGCGCTTTGGGGCGGCCACGAGGGGTCGCTGTTGCTGTGGACGTTCATCCTGACCGTGTGGACGGTTTCTGTCGCCACATTCAGCCGCCATCTGCCGCAAGAAATGGTGGCGCGCGTGATCGGTGTGATGGGGCTTATTTCCACCGGTTTCCTGCTGTTCATGCTGCTGACATCCAATCCGTTTGATCGCCTGTTGCCTGCGGCGATGGACGGAAACGATCTGAATCCGTTGCTGCAAGATCCGGGATTGGTGATCCATCCGCCGATGCTGTACATGGGGTATGTCGGATTTTCGGTGGCATTTTCGTTTGCGCTGTCGGCCTTGTTAGGGGGGAAACTCGATTCAACCTGGGCGCGCTGGTCGCGTCCGTGGACTACCGTGGCGTGGGTGTTCCTCACCATCGGCATCATGTTGGGTAGCGTTTGGGCATATTACGAATTGGGCTGGGGTGGCTGGTGGTTCTGGGATCCGGTGGAGAATGCCTCGTTCATGCCCTGGCTGGCTGGCACGGCTCTGATCCATTCCTTGGCGGTGACGGAAAAGCGCGGGGCGTTCAAGAGCTGGACGGTCTTGCTGGCCATTGCCGCATTCTCGCTCAGTCTGTTGGGGACGTTCCTCGTTCGGTCGGGCGTGCTGACTTCTGTGCACGCGTTCGCAACCGATCCCAAGCGCGGCATTTTCATTCTTACCTTCCTGGTGGTGGTCATCGGCGCATCCTTGCTGCTGTTCGCATGGCGGGCACCCAAGATCGGGTTGGGCGGCAAATTCGACCTCATCTCGCGCGAGTCGATGCTGCTCGCCAACAATGTGCTGTTGTCCGTGGCGTCCGCTTCCGTGTTCTTGGGGACGCTGTATCCGCTGTTCATGGATGCGCTGGGTTTCGGCAAGCTTTCCGTTGGTCCTCCGTACTTCAATGCCGTGTTCGTTCCCCTGATGGTTCCATTGGTGATGATGATGGGCATGGGTCCGATCGCACGCTGGAAACATGCGACTGTGCCGGATATCTGGCAGCGCGTGCGCTGGGCGCTGGGCGCCAGCATGGTCATCGCCTTGCTGTTGCCCTTGGTCATGGGTAAATGGACACCGCTAATCGCACTCGGATTGTTGCTGGCCGCCTGGGTCGTCACCACATCGCTGCTCGATCTGCGCAAGCGCATCGCCGGTTCCGGCGATTTGTTGCTACGTTTAAAAACACCTTCCCGCAGCTACTACGGCATGTTGCTGGCTCACCTTGGCATTGCCGTGTTCATTATCGGCGTGACGATGGTCAAAGGTTACGAGACCGAACGCGACGTGCGCATGGATGTCGGCGACACGGTCGAGGCCGGTGGATATGAGTTCCGCTTCGACGGCGTGATCGACGTGCCCGGCCCCAATTATGTGGCATCGCAAGGCCGGGTGACCGTCAGCAAGGGTGGCAATCTGGTGACCGAGTTGCATCCTGAAAAGCGTGCGTACAACGTTTCCGGCATGCCGATGACCGAAGCATCCATTCAACCGGGACTCACGCGCGACCTGTATGTATCGCTGGGCGAGCCGATTCCCGGCACCACTGCCTGGGCCGTGCGTGTTTATATCAAGCCTTTCGTGGACTGGATCTGGTTCGGTTGCCTGATGATGGCTATGGGTGGTGTATTGGCGATCAGCGACCGTCGCTATCGAATTCACGCTCGCAAAACGCAGGCCGCCAGCGTGGGCGGAGAGCAATTGAGGGAGAAGACAGCATGATGCGTTTCATTTTGCCGTTGGTGATTTTTTTGGTATTGGCGGGTTTTCTGTACGTCGGGTTGGGGCTTGATCCGCATGAAGTCCCGTCGCCGCTGATTGACAAGCCTGCGCCCGCATTCAACCTGCCTCAGTTGCACGACAACGCGAAGAATTTCGGTCCGGAAGAAATGAAGGGCAAGGTCTGGCTGCTTAATGTCTGGTCGTCCTGGTGCGTCTCGTGCAAGGAAGAGCATCCGCTGCTGTTGTCTTTGTCGCAGCAAAATGTCGTTCCGATCTATGGCCTGGATTACAAGGACAAGAAGGAAGACGCTGAGATGTGGCTTAACCAGGCTGGCAATCCCTACACACTGAACGTGATGGACAGGGACGGGCGTGTCGGTATCAACTATGGAGTTTACGGCGTGCCCGAGACTTACGTGATCGACAAGCAGGGAATCATCCGCTACAAACAGATCGGACCCGTCACAAGCCAGAGCCTGAACGAAAAGATATTGCCCATGGTTGCGGAGCTGGAGCGCAAATGAGAAAACTGCTAATTCTGTTGTTCTGTTTGCTGCCGGTCTTCTCCTATGCGGGTGAAGCTAAGGACCTCGCAGCCAATCCCGTGCTGGAAAAACGCATGATCGGACTGGCGGAGAGGCTGCGTTGCCTGGTTTGCCAGAACGAATCCCTGGCGAGCTCTCATGCCGAACTGGCGGAAGACCTGCGCCAGGAAGTGCGCGAGATGATGCTGAAGGGTAAAAGCGACCAGGAGATCATCGACTATCTCGTCGCTCGTTACGGCGATTTCGTGTTGTACGATCCGCCGATGAAACGTTATACCTTGCTGCTCTGGTTCGGCCCGTTCGCGATGTTGCTGCTTGGCGTCGGCGTGCTGGTGTTCCAAGTGCGCAAACGTCGCCGGACCGTTCAGGAAACCGTGCTCACTCCCGAAGCGCAACAACGTGCCGCCTCCTTACTTAACGAAGAAGGTAACAAATAAATGACTTTATTCTGGTTCATCTGCGCGGTCTTATCGATCGTCGCCATTCTGTTTGTCGCAATACCGCTGTGGCGCGGCATTTCCAAAAGCAATTCTGTAGAGCGCGATGCCGCGAATCTGGAGATATTGCGCGACCAGATTACGGAAATGGATAGCGACCTGAAAAATGGTCTGCTCACCCCCGAATTGCACGAGCAGGGCAAGCGCGAACTGCAGGCACGGCTGTTGGATGAAGTGGGAGGTTCCAAAAGCGAAGAAGTGTCCAATAAACCGCATCCCCTCAAGATCACGGCTGTCGTCCTGGCAGTGCTGTTGCCGCTTGCCTCGGTCGGGTTGTATCTGAAAATAGGGAATCCGAATGCCCTGCTGCCGCAGGCAGCGTTTAGCGGCGGTGGCGGTATCGTGCGTGACGAGGCCAGTCTCAAGGCGCTGGAAGAAAAGTCTGCCCAGAATCCTAACGACCCGGAAATGCTGTTCATCCTGGCACGTTCCTATGTCGAACTCGGCCGCTATGTAGATGGTGCCAAGAAGTACGACAGCCTGACCAGACTTGTCCCGAACGAGGCCGGGTTGTGGGCCGATTACGCCGATGCGCTGGCGATGACGCACAGTACTCTTGTCGGGGCACCAACCAAACTGCTGGATCGTGCACTGGAGATCGATCCGAATTTTCCCAAAGCGCTGGCGCTAGCTGGAACCGCTGCAATGGAACGTGGAGATTATGCTGCCGCCATCGGGTATTGGGGGAAGCTATTGAAGCAGATCCAGCCAGGAAGCGATGATGCAAAAATGATTGAAGAAGGCTTGCAACAGGCACGCCAGATGCTTGCCCAGAGCAAGGGTGGCAAGGTTGCTCCCGCACTTGAACAGATCAATGAACCACCCGCTACTGCACAGGCGGCTGCAGGCAAGGAGCGGATCACCGGAACCGTGAATCTGACAGACGCATTGAAGAGCCAGGTGAGCCCGGAGGACACCGTGTTCGTATTGGCACGCGCAGCAGAGGGACCGAAGATGCCGCTGGCGATTCTGCGCAAGCAGGTCAAAGACCTGCCGGTCAAGTTCAGCTTGGACGATAGCATGGCCATGTCGCCGGCAATGAAAATGTCCAACTTCGATCAGGTGGTGGTCGTGGCGCGCGTCTCGAAATCAGGCAATGCGATGCCTCAGCCCGGCGATCTGATGGGTATGAGCAAACCGCTTGCATTGGGTAGCAGTGGAATCAAAATAAGCATAGACCAGCAAGTTCGCTGATCGGCGCAGCTGCAAAATATCCGGGCTGGCGCTGGACGTGCCAGCCCTTTTTATTTGAGCGCCCGGCAGGGTGCAGTTACCGGGAGGTGGAAGCCCTCTACCCGATGACCGCCCGCTTTGCGCGAGATTGAAAATAAGCAACATTCAGGAATTTGTGCCATGCAGTGTATGGGCGAAATCAAGCAATGCCGGTGAAGGAGACGCAGTTGAATGAAAGTGAACGCATTGAGCAGTCCCCCTGCATACGCAATTGCTGCTTGAATGACGATGATATTTGCCTGGGCTGTTTTCGGTCATTGCAGGAAATCTGCGTATGGTCGCAGTCCGATAATCAGAAGCGAATAATCATTCTGCAAAATGCAAGGCAAAGAAGAGAATCGGCAAATCGAAGTCCCTCAAAGTTGTGCTGATTGTCAATTGCGAAAGGTGAAAAATATTTGCCATTACGACTTCGGAAGACTGGAGATAGCCAGGCAAGATATCTGGAAGGCTTCGAAAGTTTGGTAGAGTTGTTGAGTAAGCAAATAAATCTGCCAAGGAAAGCTTTAGAGTCCTGGTAGAAATGACATCGCTTTTTCGGCCATACCGACCCCTCGTGGTTTACTGAAAATGATTTCGTTTTAGTCTGCGGGAGCGTCCGCTCCTGACTTCTTCGAACTCACACTATTAACCCACCCCGGTTATAGCGCTTAACGAATTAGTTGCCGCGAAACGGACATTGGCGAACACAAATAACGACACAAAGCAGTTATAGAAATCTGGACTAATTGGTGTCTGCATTACGACTACAAAGCAGTCATACAAACGGGTGTGAATCAGCCAGTTTGAGTGACTCTTTTTGACACCATTTTCGGGCAGCCAGCATTGTGAAAAATGGAAGATCAGAAGAGTCTAGACAAGCCAGTGCGAGACATCCAATCGAAAAAGAAAAATTGGAAGGTTGTCACATCCCGTCTTATTCACCATTTGCAATCTTGATGTTTGACCTATTTTCATCATCGAGACTCAGCAGTGTTGTGGAGACTTGTACGTATTAAGAAAATATAACCGACCCCGACAATGATGGCAAATAACCAAGCTAGCAGATGATAGCGGCCAGATGCACTATAAAACAAGAATGGGAGAAACATACCCACAGTGACTAGCAGCATTCCATTAGTCATGGGTGCATGCACTCGTTTCCGATATGTCCATGCGGCCAGCACCATCACAATACATAAAATTTCCCATGAGGATCTATATTTAAGCAGGTGTTCCTTGATTACATCCATATTCGCACCTGACCAATGGCCTGTAACCACTTCCGTTATTGCGTGGATATATGTCAAAGGTGCTGCTTTCAAATTTTCCGGTATGCTTGCAGCCGACGTGAGAGGGACGAATCGGTGTCCAAATACGTAATTATGTATTGGCACCAGCAAAATTAGTCCAAAGCCGCTGGAAGAAAGTAAAGCGTCTCGCAGTGATATGTTGCGGGTAGATTGCCAAAAGTGAACGAGTATTAACAGCACAGCCGCAATCGCTAAATTCGGCCGCACAAATACAGACAACGCCAAAAAGATGAATCCTAACCAACGGGTAATTAGATTGGACGACGGGCTAAGTGTCAGCCATATTGCAATCAAAAAAAACACATATCCCATCGGATCGGCATAACCATAGTTGGCGGATGTTATGAATTGAAAAATTAAGCTGCTGGTCAAGGCCAGAACTGCGAAGCTCCAAGATCGCGGCAGCAATAATCGCGCTACGCTAAAGACGACCAGCGGCAAAATCAACATCATGGCCATATAGCCAAAGTTGGTTTCACCGAAAACCACAAATCCAAGCGCTCGAAAGTAGCGCATCCCCGGCATCATGTAAAATACATCTTCCTCACCACGAAGCGCATTTGAAATGTCGCCGGTCATCAAATGGCGCAAAACCTCTCGTCCTAAGCCTTCGTGTGTAAGGCCATCATCCCCACCAACAAAAATTGTATACCCATGGGTTAAGCCTGGAACAAACAAAAGAATGAATGCTGCCGTCGTTGCGATGCATAAGGCGGGGAATAAAATAGTGCGCCATGCACTCCATCGCAACATCAGTATCAATGAAACAATAACTGCGATCAGCGTGCAACTTTCTCTAGCCAAATTGGAAAACTTAAGCTTGGTGTTGGGCTTCAATTGCATGGCAAGAGGATGCTCTGGATTAACTCTTAATCCGTAAATACGTTTTCCTATGTCGGCTGATGTAATTGCCCTGCAAGCAAGGCGTTCATTGTAGAAAGTATCAAAACTTCCTTGAGCATTTTCCCACATGACTTCCCCTGTCCAGCACATCAAACTATCTACTATTCTTTCATTTAATTCATACATGACGAAGTAAGGCATGGATGCACGCTTTATGTCAGAATCATCCCCCCACCAGCTATTGGATAACTCATTGACGAAGCCTGCTCGCAAGTCGTCAAGATCAGAAAATTCTATCTGGTCAACCACGCGACTATATTTGGCTTTACGAAATATACTATCCAGCGATTGAGCATAGGCAGTTTTGATCGACTCCTTTTTCCCCCAATTTGATTCTGCCCAAATTGGCGACCGCCAGCATCCAGCTTTGTGCGGGTCGCAACGCTTGTTTAGTGGATAAGCCTGGTCAAACTGCTGCTTCATTCGGGCATAGACGGGGAGGGGCAGGTTGTCCGGTAATATGTTGCTGCGTACTTCATCTGCCAGAAAAAGATTATGCCCCTCTTCTATAGCTGCTCGCGGCAGGCTGTAATTCAGGATCATTGCGGTAGCCAGGATAGCAATGGAAATCAATGCTTTTCGGGAGGTAACATTTGCGACTGGTAGCGCGACAATCGATACTAGCGAAGCAACCAGTAGGGTAAAATGCCAAAAGGTATTGATAGGCAGGCCAATAACTGCCACAACTGATAGCGACAACAACGCTTTGAATAGGTACTTATAATTTATTATGTACATTTTTTTTATGCACCGGAAACTGTGACACATTGTGTGGAAAAACTATCTATCGTGCGATTGTACCAACAAAGGTTGAAGTGACCGACATGGGCCATAAATTTTCCCCATCCGATGTGGTTGCGCTATATCGCGATGCATCTCCATTTTCCCGATTTCTCATTTCGGCTCGCCCGGCCATATGCCCGATGCAGCCGTTGCTGAACGCCGTGCCAGATGGATCAAGTGTGTTGGACATAGGATGCGGAAATGGATTGTTGCTGGCGTGGTTGGCGCTGAACAATAAGATTTTTATGGGCTTGGGGTGCGATGTCAGTCTTCAGGCACTTGAAGGCGCCAAGAGTATGGCACAAGCCTATCGTGCGGCCAGCGGCAAAGATTTGTTGCAATTCGCCGACTGTCGAACTGCGTTGCCGGATGGTCGGTTTGATTTGGTCAGCATGATAGATGTCATGCACCACATTCCTACGGTAAAACAACGCGACATATTTATTCAGGCCGTTGCACGGATCAAACCCGGTGGAATTTTATTATATAAGGATATGGCTGCCCGGCCTTGGTGGCGAGCTTGGGGCAACCGATTGCACGACTTGTTGTTGGCAAGGCAATGGATACATTATGTTCCGTTGTCGCAAGTGAAACGCTGGGCGGGAGAAGCTGGCTTGGCGCTGCAACATGAAGAGTGCTATGCAAGATTATTTTACGGTCACGAATTGCTTGTGTTCCACAAAATATTTTGACCACATCTTTACCCGCTTGAAACTGCATCATGCCGTAAGCAAAATCACAGATGCCATCCATAACACCACAATCACCAGCAGATGTGCATCTCCTCTCATTTCCCGCGCCGGATCGCTACCAACGCGGTGCTGGTGCAATAAATAGAGGTAGCGGAAAATCCCATAAGAAACCAAAGGGAGCGTGTAAATCAGGTTGTTGGAATGGTGTATTTGATAAGTGTCCGCGCTGACCGTGTATAGGCCGTAACTCATCATGGTGCAGGCGGCGGTAACGCCAAGCATTTTATCCAGTAGCGCGCTATTGTAATCCCCCAACACTTTCCGGTGGAGTTTACCGCCCCCCTCCAGCACCAACAACTCAGATCTCCGTTTGGCAAATCCAAGAAATAACGTCAGCATGAATCCGCACAACAACAACCAATTCGATGGAGGAATGCCGATTCCAATCGTGCCCGCCAATATTCGCAACATGAATCCGCCCGCAATAACAAACACATCAAGTATTACTACATGCTTAAGTCGAAGTGTATAACTCAGTGTGAGCACTATGTAGCCCAGTAAGAACCAAGCAGCATATTGTCCCGCCGCCGCAGACAATACCACTCCTGTAATGCCTAAGCATACCGCCAGCGACAGTGCGAGCTGCACGCTAACTACACCAGAAGCAAGCGGTCTGGATTTTTTCAAGGGGTGTTG is a window of Sideroxydans sp. CL21 DNA encoding:
- the ccmD gene encoding heme exporter protein CcmD, whose protein sequence is MNWSEFFAMNGYAFYVWGSYGVALFVLGVEIVLVRNRRKNALRELRLMRDEMGDDKTGEAA
- the ccmE gene encoding cytochrome c maturation protein CcmE — its product is MTPRKKRLMFIVAGLALVGAAVGLVLFALKNNVSLYFTPTQVYNKEAPQGRSFRIGGLVEKGSLQREKDGLTVHFMITDTTKTMPVVYVGILPDLFKEGKGVVAQGKLEDGNVFRAEEVLAKHDENYMPPEAADALKKAEAAKTAAAQPGNAPSAAYPVTK
- a CDS encoding heme lyase CcmF/NrfE family subunit; translation: MIPEIGNFALIVALFLSIIQGVMPIIGAARNNTVMMGTARTLAVGQFVIVTVAIGCLVYSFVNNDFSVLYVAQHSNSQLPIQYRVAALWGGHEGSLLLWTFILTVWTVSVATFSRHLPQEMVARVIGVMGLISTGFLLFMLLTSNPFDRLLPAAMDGNDLNPLLQDPGLVIHPPMLYMGYVGFSVAFSFALSALLGGKLDSTWARWSRPWTTVAWVFLTIGIMLGSVWAYYELGWGGWWFWDPVENASFMPWLAGTALIHSLAVTEKRGAFKSWTVLLAIAAFSLSLLGTFLVRSGVLTSVHAFATDPKRGIFILTFLVVVIGASLLLFAWRAPKIGLGGKFDLISRESMLLANNVLLSVASASVFLGTLYPLFMDALGFGKLSVGPPYFNAVFVPLMVPLVMMMGMGPIARWKHATVPDIWQRVRWALGASMVIALLLPLVMGKWTPLIALGLLLAAWVVTTSLLDLRKRIAGSGDLLLRLKTPSRSYYGMLLAHLGIAVFIIGVTMVKGYETERDVRMDVGDTVEAGGYEFRFDGVIDVPGPNYVASQGRVTVSKGGNLVTELHPEKRAYNVSGMPMTEASIQPGLTRDLYVSLGEPIPGTTAWAVRVYIKPFVDWIWFGCLMMAMGGVLAISDRRYRIHARKTQAASVGGEQLREKTA
- a CDS encoding DsbE family thiol:disulfide interchange protein, whose protein sequence is MMRFILPLVIFLVLAGFLYVGLGLDPHEVPSPLIDKPAPAFNLPQLHDNAKNFGPEEMKGKVWLLNVWSSWCVSCKEEHPLLLSLSQQNVVPIYGLDYKDKKEDAEMWLNQAGNPYTLNVMDRDGRVGINYGVYGVPETYVIDKQGIIRYKQIGPVTSQSLNEKILPMVAELERK
- a CDS encoding cytochrome c-type biogenesis protein, which encodes MRKLLILLFCLLPVFSYAGEAKDLAANPVLEKRMIGLAERLRCLVCQNESLASSHAELAEDLRQEVREMMLKGKSDQEIIDYLVARYGDFVLYDPPMKRYTLLLWFGPFAMLLLGVGVLVFQVRKRRRTVQETVLTPEAQQRAASLLNEEGNK
- the ccmI gene encoding c-type cytochrome biogenesis protein CcmI produces the protein MTLFWFICAVLSIVAILFVAIPLWRGISKSNSVERDAANLEILRDQITEMDSDLKNGLLTPELHEQGKRELQARLLDEVGGSKSEEVSNKPHPLKITAVVLAVLLPLASVGLYLKIGNPNALLPQAAFSGGGGIVRDEASLKALEEKSAQNPNDPEMLFILARSYVELGRYVDGAKKYDSLTRLVPNEAGLWADYADALAMTHSTLVGAPTKLLDRALEIDPNFPKALALAGTAAMERGDYAAAIGYWGKLLKQIQPGSDDAKMIEEGLQQARQMLAQSKGGKVAPALEQINEPPATAQAAAGKERITGTVNLTDALKSQVSPEDTVFVLARAAEGPKMPLAILRKQVKDLPVKFSLDDSMAMSPAMKMSNFDQVVVVARVSKSGNAMPQPGDLMGMSKPLALGSSGIKISIDQQVR
- a CDS encoding class I SAM-dependent methyltransferase, with the translated sequence MCGKTIYRAIVPTKVEVTDMGHKFSPSDVVALYRDASPFSRFLISARPAICPMQPLLNAVPDGSSVLDIGCGNGLLLAWLALNNKIFMGLGCDVSLQALEGAKSMAQAYRAASGKDLLQFADCRTALPDGRFDLVSMIDVMHHIPTVKQRDIFIQAVARIKPGGILLYKDMAARPWWRAWGNRLHDLLLARQWIHYVPLSQVKRWAGEAGLALQHEECYARLFYGHELLVFHKIF
- a CDS encoding decaprenyl-phosphate phosphoribosyltransferase, which produces MYALIKLMRPHQWVKNAFVFTGLLFSHSWHNVDTLKSALLAAAGFSLVASATYIINDYFDRERDAQHPLKKSRPLASGVVSVQLALSLAVCLGITGVVLSAAAGQYAAWFLLGYIVLTLSYTLRLKHVVILDVFVIAGGFMLRILAGTIGIGIPPSNWLLLCGFMLTLFLGFAKRRSELLVLEGGGKLHRKVLGDYNSALLDKMLGVTAACTMMSYGLYTVSADTYQIHHSNNLIYTLPLVSYGIFRYLYLLHQHRVGSDPAREMRGDAHLLVIVVLWMASVILLTA